The stretch of DNA GACGCACATGCAATCTACCAGATACCGGAAAAAATGTTTTTCAGCGCAGAAATTTACGATGGCCACGGCGGAAAAAAGGCGGCTCGCATTGCTGCCGGAATGCTTACTCCCTGTTTTTTAGATTTATGGGCAATTGAAGCTGAGAAACCCTTAAAAGAACGCAGGGGAGAATCTGAAATTTTGAGGCAGGCATATATTGAGGTTGATGATCATATTGTTGATATTGACGTTGAAAGTGGAACAACAGCAGCAACATTTTATATTATAGACAAGAAGTATATTGTATCAAATGTCGGCGATACGCGGATAATTGCCGGGAGTAAGGCGGGTGTTGATTTATTGACAATAGATCATAAACCTTCTCTTCCCGAAGAAAGGTTAAGAATTGAAGAATTGGGCGGATTTATCTTTGGTTACGGTACGCCGAGGGTACAGGGCATCCTTGCGGTAAGCCGTGCATTGGGTGATGCGAGGCTGAAGCCTTTTGTAAGCACTGAGCCGAGGATTGTTGAGGGCTATCTGGGAAGAGAAAACGATTTTGTAATACTCGCATGTGATGGTGTCTGGGATGTACTTACCCCGAAGGATGTGATTGAAATAGCAAGGTCTTCTAAAAATACGCAGGAAGGAGCCATTCTGATAAAAGAAAAGGCGTTGGACCTTGGAAGCACAGATAACATTTCTGTGATCGTTCTTGACTTAAGGGCTTATCTGAAGACTTGCATTAAATAAGTTAACGATAAGCATCAACCTTTAGATAACACGTAATGGAAATGATCTTTTATTATATTAAAAAAAGCTTCTATAACTGGAGATGAGGCAGCTTCCTTGTTTGTCAGAACATCAATTCCAAGCCAAATCTCACCATCCTCGA from Pseudomonadota bacterium encodes:
- a CDS encoding PP2C family protein-serine/threonine phosphatase, whose translation is MINIPYGFIEDIGWRGSMEDAHAIYQIPEKMFFSAEIYDGHGGKKAARIAAGMLTPCFLDLWAIEAEKPLKERRGESEILRQAYIEVDDHIVDIDVESGTTAATFYIIDKKYIVSNVGDTRIIAGSKAGVDLLTIDHKPSLPEERLRIEELGGFIFGYGTPRVQGILAVSRALGDARLKPFVSTEPRIVEGYLGRENDFVILACDGVWDVLTPKDVIEIARSSKNTQEGAILIKEKALDLGSTDNISVIVLDLRAYLKTCIK